The Calditrichota bacterium genome includes the window TATAAGGATGGTATGCTTCGCTCAATCATCTGGCCCGGATGGGGGCACTATTATGTAGATGAACCGCTTAAAGGCAAATTATTAAATATCGCAGCTTTGGTAACTTTGGCCCCAGGCATTTATTATTCATTTGAAACTGCCCGGTTAGAAAAGAAATATCTAAATGAGTCCGATCGTTCCCAAATTGAAAAAAGATATAATTCTTATAACAATGCGTTCAGCTATAGAAACTATGCAATGTCAGCATTTGCAATAATTTGGTTTTATACTCAATACGATTATTTTTTTATAGACCGTCCTTCATTCAATCAAAAATTTTCAATTGCTCCCGCATATGATCCATTTAATAATACAAAAATAATCCGCTTTTCATTTCAGTTTTAGTTCCCGCAAAAAATCTTTAATACGAACATTAAGCCATTAACCACGAACAATGTTCGCACTTAAATAACACCCACTTCCACATTCAAAATCGGATCTTCCAAAAGAGTACCTGATTTTAGTACCTTCTGCCCAACTATTTATTCTTGGCATTCAATTTGATATTAAAAACACCAATTAAGTAGGTACATTAACCGGGAGCTATTATGCGTGTTTTTACTCTTCTCTTCCTACTTCCCATCATCTTTTCTAATGTTTTTGCAAATGGTGTTGCAATTGTAGACTCCAAGACCGGGAGCTACCTCCAACTTATTAGCAGCAAAGTTGAGGTTACAGTTGAAAACCAGGTTGCAGTTGTTACAACTACACAAGAATTTATAAATCATTTTGACGAGGAAAAGCGTATCAAATTTGGCTTTCCCCTTGCCGAAGGGGCCAGTGCTATCGAACTTCTTTATGAAATTGATAGTCAATGGTACAAGGCAAATTTTAGCCCAACTCCTCAAGATACATCTTTGCCCGGATCAGGCGGAGGAGAAATTGATTATGGTCTAAAAAATTACATGGGCGAAACCCCGCTTTATTTTAACCTTGATTATCCGGTAAAAAAAGATTCGATCTTAACAATGCGTTTGAAATATGTTCAGCTCTTATCTTATGAATTTGGCAATGTAAGTTTTTCATATGCGAATGATTATTCTTCATTACAGGATGGATTTCTTTATAACCAGGAGCTGAATTTCACCCTTAAATCTGAGCGGACTATTACCCTTGTAAACTTACTAAACCTGACACCTGACCTTCTTTTTAATGATGGCCACTCAGCAAACATCGAATATAAAAAAGCTGAAAGTGTTGCAGATTTTGACTATAACGTTGAATACTCTTTAAGCCTTGATGAGCTTGGATTGTTTAGCATGAGCACTTTTTTGGCAGATTCCACTGTGCCTGATGAATATGGTAATGGCTTTTTCACTTTTATTGTTGAACCAGACCCAAGCGATAATACTACAACGATCGACAAAGTTTTTACATTTATTGTAGATCGGTCCGGCTCTATGAGTGGTAACAAAATAGTTCAGGCACGTGATGCTGCCACATTCATTGTTGAAAACTTAAATGAAGGCGATAAATTTAATATCGTTGATTTTAGCGGATCGGTTACAAATTTTCGGGATCAACATGTTGCATACAATCCGGAGAACGAATCAGCAGCCCTGGATTATATTGGAACAATTAAAGCCTCGGGATCAACAAATATTTCCGGCTCTTTTGAAAAAGCAATCCCACAATTTTCAAGTGCAAATGATTCTACAGCTAATATTATTATCTTTTTTACAGATGGAAATGCTACAAGTGGAACAACCACAACTAATGGAATTTTGGAGATTGTAAAAAATCTGCAAACACAAAATGAAACAGAAGTATCCATCTTTACTTTTGGCATTGGTGCGGATGTAAATAAGCAGCTTCTTACTCGCCTTGCTGCTGAGAATAATGGCTTTGCTGAGTTCTTAGGTGCTGATGAACTTGAAGAGCGGATAACAAATTTTTATCTGACCATCCGCAATCCGGTGCTGTTAAATACAGAATTGACATTTGAGCCCGCTATAGTTTCTGAAACTTATCCACGCGAATTACCAAACTTGTATAAAGGTCAGCAGCTTCTGATAAACGGACGCTATAAAGAAGCACAGACAATTGCTGTCACCTTATCGGGCGAAACGTTTGGAAAAAAAGTGGCATATCAATATGACATGAGTTTGACCGATTCGATTATTCACAAAAATCAATTTCTTACCAAGATTTGGGCAAAGACCAAAATTGAACATCTACTTGTCCAGTATTATAGTCTGACTGAGGGCAGCTCGCAGGCATTAGCTATAAAGGAAGATGTGATTTTATTGAGTATGGAATATGGTGTACTTAGTCCATTTACAAGTTTTAGCGAAGGCGATCCTGTTGGCGACCCTTCAACCGGACTTGAAGAATTGGCTTCTGAAAAAAATGGAAATATTCCAAAAACATTTGAAGTATTGGGCAATTATCCAAACCCGTTTAACCCGACAACCCAAATTCGAATTAAAGTTAATGCCGAAATACATCAAACAATTAGTATCAGGATTTACAACGCACTTGGGCAGCTGGTTAAAACAATTTTGCTTAATATCAATGGAACAGGAATTTATGAAGCACACTGGGATGGAACATTGTCAAACGGTTTGGCAGCACCCACGGGAAACTACTACTTTATCGTGGATTTTGGCAATGGTTTGTCAGGTGGAAAAATGACTCTGTTGAAATAATGACATAATAAAGACCTTCGAGGTTGTAAGCGGTAACCTCGAAGGTCACTTTGAATAAAACCCCTTAGCTGGGGCAGATGGGAAGCACCGCGGATGGGTCGGTCCGCGGTTTTTCTAAAAAAATGTTCTTTCAAAATATGTTGGTCCAAAACAGCCCGCAAGGGCAACCCGATAACGGGCTCACGCTTCAATCGTGCCAAACTTTTTTATTAGAGAGTTTACCCCCTCATTGAATATAAGTTTGGTGCTGATTGAAGCGTTTTTTCTTCTTCCTTATTTTACGATATGTCTGCTTTTAAATACGTAAAAAAGGTTGTGCTTATACAGT containing:
- a CDS encoding VWA domain-containing protein — protein: MRVFTLLFLLPIIFSNVFANGVAIVDSKTGSYLQLISSKVEVTVENQVAVVTTTQEFINHFDEEKRIKFGFPLAEGASAIELLYEIDSQWYKANFSPTPQDTSLPGSGGGEIDYGLKNYMGETPLYFNLDYPVKKDSILTMRLKYVQLLSYEFGNVSFSYANDYSSLQDGFLYNQELNFTLKSERTITLVNLLNLTPDLLFNDGHSANIEYKKAESVADFDYNVEYSLSLDELGLFSMSTFLADSTVPDEYGNGFFTFIVEPDPSDNTTTIDKVFTFIVDRSGSMSGNKIVQARDAATFIVENLNEGDKFNIVDFSGSVTNFRDQHVAYNPENESAALDYIGTIKASGSTNISGSFEKAIPQFSSANDSTANIIIFFTDGNATSGTTTTNGILEIVKNLQTQNETEVSIFTFGIGADVNKQLLTRLAAENNGFAEFLGADELEERITNFYLTIRNPVLLNTELTFEPAIVSETYPRELPNLYKGQQLLINGRYKEAQTIAVTLSGETFGKKVAYQYDMSLTDSIIHKNQFLTKIWAKTKIEHLLVQYYSLTEGSSQALAIKEDVILLSMEYGVLSPFTSFSEGDPVGDPSTGLEELASEKNGNIPKTFEVLGNYPNPFNPTTQIRIKVNAEIHQTISIRIYNALGQLVKTILLNINGTGIYEAHWDGTLSNGLAAPTGNYYFIVDFGNGLSGGKMTLLK